The Microbacterium limosum genome contains a region encoding:
- a CDS encoding AraC family transcriptional regulator, whose translation MGPDPLQYHVLASADEDELRDAGSRMFSPHRLRLGAGEARLGAVDLDELLIGRLRYGSDAVVATDPIHYYSVQLPITGRGGARVLDEAVTMRRGQGLVLNPGDAVAFELDRDLDRIALKIPEAVITRHLAILLGYPVGGPPRFRRSSESPRSPWVSALCLLAREVDPFGTHPVPRPLAGRVVDAFLTSLLLSQTHDWSARLHDAPPSERSAVTSVVDRIEADPQLPWSLATLAAEAGVGGRSLQIAFRRELGVSPMRYLRNVRLRRCYAALRDPAFAGISVSDVAAANGFTHLGRFAQVFRDTYGLLPSEVRRSVR comes from the coding sequence GTGGGACCCGACCCGCTGCAATATCACGTCCTCGCCAGCGCCGACGAAGACGAGCTTCGTGATGCCGGGAGCCGGATGTTCTCCCCGCACCGGCTGAGGCTCGGGGCGGGGGAGGCGCGCCTCGGGGCCGTCGATCTCGACGAGCTCCTCATCGGTCGCCTCCGCTACGGCTCCGACGCCGTGGTCGCGACGGATCCCATCCACTACTACTCCGTGCAGCTTCCGATCACGGGGCGCGGCGGCGCGCGCGTCCTCGACGAGGCGGTCACGATGCGCCGCGGGCAGGGACTCGTGCTCAATCCCGGGGATGCCGTGGCCTTCGAGCTCGACCGCGACCTGGATCGCATCGCGCTGAAGATCCCGGAGGCGGTGATCACGCGGCACCTTGCGATCCTGCTCGGGTATCCGGTCGGCGGTCCCCCGCGGTTCCGGCGGTCGTCGGAGTCCCCCCGTTCCCCCTGGGTGTCCGCGCTCTGCCTCCTCGCGCGCGAGGTCGATCCGTTCGGCACGCACCCGGTGCCTCGACCGCTCGCCGGCCGGGTCGTGGATGCCTTCCTCACGAGCCTGCTTCTCAGCCAGACGCACGACTGGTCTGCGCGGCTGCACGACGCACCGCCCTCGGAGCGCAGCGCGGTGACATCCGTGGTCGACCGAATCGAGGCGGACCCGCAACTGCCCTGGTCGCTCGCCACCCTGGCCGCGGAGGCGGGCGTCGGCGGGCGGTCGCTCCAGATCGCCTTCCGGCGCGAGCTCGGGGTATCCCCGATGCGGTACCTCCGCAACGTGCGTCTGCGCAGGTGCTATGCGGCGCTGCGCGACCCCGCGTTCGCGGGCATCTCGGTCTCCGACGTGGCGGCGGCGAACGGGTTCACCCATCTCGGCCGTTTCGCGCAGGTCTTTCGCGACACGTACGGGCTGCTGCCGTCGGAGGTGCGCCGCTCCGTGCGGTAG
- a CDS encoding 2-keto-4-pentenoate hydratase: MTAPLLSDTAERLLAARRDRRPIAPLGLDSIDAAYGVQLEQVEVWRAAGGRIAGYKVGLTSAAIQRQLGVDSPDFGHLLEDDFVLSGAPISADRFIQPRVEPEIAFILGRDLAGPGVTAADAVRAIDAAVASLEIIDSRIADWKISLTDTIADNASAGGVVLGSTPRSLDGVDLRLTGAVLRRNGRIAHTGAGAAVLGSPISALVWLVNTLGALGTTIPAGSVVLPGAVTAAVSAAPGDIITAEFAGLGSVTARFAG; encoded by the coding sequence ATGACAGCCCCACTCCTCTCCGATACCGCCGAACGTCTCCTGGCCGCGCGACGTGATCGTCGACCGATCGCCCCGCTGGGTCTGGACAGCATCGACGCGGCGTACGGGGTCCAGCTGGAGCAGGTCGAGGTGTGGCGGGCGGCGGGCGGCCGCATCGCCGGGTACAAGGTGGGGCTCACGTCCGCGGCGATCCAGCGCCAGCTCGGCGTCGATAGCCCCGACTTCGGTCATCTCCTCGAGGACGACTTCGTGCTCAGTGGCGCGCCGATCTCGGCGGACCGCTTCATCCAGCCGCGCGTCGAACCCGAGATCGCCTTCATCCTGGGGCGCGATCTCGCCGGACCCGGGGTGACCGCCGCGGACGCCGTGCGCGCGATCGACGCCGCCGTCGCCTCCCTCGAGATCATCGACTCCCGCATCGCCGACTGGAAGATCTCCCTCACCGACACGATCGCCGACAACGCCTCCGCCGGGGGCGTCGTGCTCGGCAGCACGCCCCGTTCGCTGGACGGCGTCGATCTCCGCCTGACCGGCGCCGTCCTGCGGCGGAACGGCCGGATCGCGCACACGGGAGCGGGGGCCGCCGTGCTCGGATCGCCGATCTCGGCACTGGTCTGGCTCGTCAACACGCTCGGCGCCCTCGGCACCACCATTCCGGCCGGATCGGTCGTGCTTCCCGGCGCGGTAACCGCCGCCGTCTCCGCGGCTCCCGGCGACATCATCACCGCTGAATTCGCCGGGCTCGGCTCCGTCACGGCGCGGTTCGCCGGCTGA
- a CDS encoding acetaldehyde dehydrogenase (acetylating), giving the protein MDTGTRRPRVAIVGPGNIGTDLLIKLIRRDVFDVRYMVGVDPESDGLARARRLGLEASAGGVDWLLARPELPDIVFEATAAGPHLANAPRYAEAGITAIDLTPAAVGPFVCPAVNLDVHRDADNINMITCGGQATIPIVHAISRVTPVSYAEIVASISSRSAGPGTRANIDEFTATTARAIEQIGGAQRGKAIIILNPVDPPLVMRDTVFAAIGGDADRDAITASIHDAVAAVQEYVPGYRLKADPQFDDPHERWHGYGRVAVFLEVAGNGDYLPPWAGNLDIMTAAANRAAELLIGEPETGAAHPRGMEAPA; this is encoded by the coding sequence GTGGATACGGGGACGCGGCGACCGCGGGTCGCCATCGTCGGTCCGGGCAACATCGGGACCGACCTGCTCATCAAACTCATCCGCCGCGACGTCTTCGACGTGCGCTACATGGTCGGTGTCGACCCCGAATCCGACGGTTTGGCGCGCGCGCGACGACTCGGTCTCGAAGCGTCGGCGGGCGGTGTCGACTGGCTTCTCGCGCGGCCTGAGCTGCCGGACATCGTCTTCGAGGCGACCGCCGCCGGGCCGCATCTTGCCAACGCGCCGCGCTACGCCGAGGCGGGAATCACCGCGATCGACCTGACGCCCGCCGCGGTCGGGCCGTTCGTGTGCCCGGCGGTGAATCTCGACGTACACCGCGACGCCGACAACATCAACATGATCACGTGCGGCGGCCAGGCGACCATTCCGATCGTGCACGCGATCAGCCGGGTCACGCCCGTTTCCTACGCCGAGATCGTCGCGTCGATCTCGTCGCGCTCCGCCGGTCCCGGCACGCGCGCCAACATCGACGAGTTCACCGCCACGACCGCGCGGGCGATCGAGCAGATCGGCGGCGCACAGCGCGGAAAGGCCATCATCATCCTCAACCCCGTCGATCCGCCGCTGGTCATGCGCGACACGGTTTTCGCCGCGATCGGCGGGGATGCCGACCGCGATGCGATAACCGCCTCGATCCACGACGCCGTGGCCGCCGTACAGGAGTACGTGCCCGGCTACCGGCTGAAGGCCGACCCGCAGTTCGACGACCCGCATGAGCGCTGGCACGGCTATGGCCGCGTCGCCGTGTTCCTCGAGGTGGCCGGCAACGGCGACTACCTGCCGCCGTGGGCGGGCAACCTCGACATCATGACCGCCGCCGCGAACCGCGCGGCCGAGCTCCTGATCGGGGAGCCCGAGACCGGTGCGGCGCACCCGCGCGGGATGGAGGCCCCGGCGTGA
- the dmpG gene encoding 4-hydroxy-2-oxovalerate aldolase: MNESPRVRITDTTLRDGSHAVAHRFTVEQVTAVAAALDAAGVDVIEVTHGDGLSGSSFNYGFSAVPELELIAAAAGSVKRARIAALLLPGVATVKDLREAVAAGATYVRIATHSTEADVSIQHFGAARELGLQTAGFLMLSHRTPPGELARQARIMADAGCQCVYVVDSAGALLPDGVRDRVTALVDELGTDVEVGFHGHMNLGLGVANSLAAYEAGARRIDGTLRALGAGAGNTPTEVLVAAFDAAGVPTGVDLPSILVAAEDVAAPLIPTVPRIDRDAIVQGRYGVYNSFLLHAQVAAQRYGVPSHEILRRVGEAGYVGGQEDMIIDVAIELAAETGPPDANNPDAIGVTR, translated from the coding sequence GTGAACGAATCGCCTCGCGTCCGGATCACGGACACCACGCTCCGCGACGGTTCGCACGCCGTCGCCCACCGGTTCACCGTCGAGCAGGTCACGGCGGTGGCTGCCGCGCTCGACGCCGCCGGCGTCGATGTCATCGAGGTGACGCACGGCGACGGACTCTCCGGCTCCTCGTTCAACTACGGCTTCAGTGCCGTGCCGGAGCTCGAGCTCATCGCCGCCGCCGCCGGCTCGGTGAAGCGGGCGCGGATCGCCGCGCTGCTCCTGCCCGGGGTCGCGACGGTGAAGGACCTGCGGGAGGCGGTCGCGGCGGGCGCCACGTACGTACGGATCGCGACCCACTCGACCGAGGCCGACGTCAGCATCCAGCACTTCGGGGCGGCGCGCGAGCTCGGTCTGCAGACGGCCGGGTTCCTCATGCTCTCGCATCGGACGCCACCCGGCGAGCTCGCGCGGCAGGCGCGCATCATGGCGGATGCCGGATGCCAGTGCGTCTACGTCGTCGATTCCGCCGGCGCGCTGCTGCCCGACGGCGTGCGCGACCGGGTCACCGCGCTCGTCGACGAGCTCGGCACGGACGTCGAAGTGGGCTTCCACGGACACATGAACCTGGGCCTCGGCGTCGCCAACTCGCTCGCGGCCTACGAGGCGGGAGCGCGCCGCATCGACGGTACGCTGCGGGCGCTCGGTGCCGGTGCCGGCAACACCCCGACGGAGGTCCTGGTAGCCGCCTTCGACGCTGCGGGCGTGCCCACCGGCGTCGACCTCCCCTCGATCCTCGTGGCCGCGGAGGACGTCGCCGCACCGCTCATCCCGACCGTGCCGAGGATCGACCGCGACGCGATCGTTCAGGGCCGGTACGGCGTCTACAACTCGTTCCTCCTGCATGCGCAAGTCGCGGCGCAGCGCTACGGCGTGCCGTCCCACGAGATCCTCCGCCGTGTCGGGGAGGCCGGTTACGTGGGCGGTCAGGAGGACATGATCATCGACGTCGCGATCGAGCTCGCGGCCGAGACCGGCCCTCCCGATGCGAACAATCCCGACGCGATCGGAGTGACACGATGA
- a CDS encoding 2-keto-4-pentenoate hydratase, whose translation MSIQDISSAVAALRRAEATRTPRGRLTREWEGLDLDTAYRVQNALVEERVAAGETVVGIKLGLTSRAKQERMGISSPLTAVLTDAYILPADVPVPLDRLIQPRAEPELVFVMGQPLRGPGVTAATALAAVDRVYGGFEIIDSRYVDYDFGLPDVVADNASSAFFVVGGVGRRPDELDLALEAVVLSVGGDVVDTATGAAVQGHPAEALALAANALGARGQEIPAGAIVLTGGLTDAIALTPGASLAAEFTHLGTVHLSVGR comes from the coding sequence ATGAGCATCCAGGACATCTCCTCCGCGGTCGCGGCACTCCGCCGCGCGGAGGCGACGCGGACGCCCCGGGGCCGTCTCACCCGAGAGTGGGAGGGTCTCGACCTCGACACGGCCTACAGGGTGCAGAACGCCCTCGTGGAGGAGCGTGTCGCCGCCGGCGAAACCGTCGTCGGCATCAAGCTCGGTCTGACCAGCCGCGCCAAGCAGGAGCGGATGGGGATCTCCTCCCCGCTGACCGCAGTGCTCACCGACGCATACATCCTCCCGGCCGATGTCCCGGTGCCGCTCGACCGGCTCATCCAGCCGCGGGCCGAACCCGAGCTCGTCTTCGTCATGGGACAGCCGCTCCGCGGTCCCGGGGTGACGGCCGCCACGGCGCTCGCCGCCGTGGACCGGGTCTACGGCGGGTTCGAGATCATCGACAGCCGGTACGTCGATTACGACTTCGGGCTCCCGGACGTCGTCGCCGACAACGCGTCATCCGCCTTCTTCGTGGTCGGCGGCGTCGGCCGGCGACCCGACGAGCTCGATCTCGCGCTCGAAGCCGTCGTCCTCTCGGTGGGCGGCGACGTCGTCGACACCGCCACGGGCGCGGCCGTGCAGGGGCACCCGGCCGAGGCGCTCGCGCTCGCAGCGAACGCGCTGGGCGCGCGCGGGCAGGAGATCCCGGCGGGCGCGATCGTGCTCACGGGGGGTCTCACCGACGCCATCGCGCTCACGCCCGGCGCATCTCTCGCGGCGGAGTTCACTCACCTCGGCACCGTCCATCTGAGCGTCGGGCGGTAG
- a CDS encoding VOC family protein has product MSASAHDFPEPIFDVADLSTFELFSPVVDETVWFFTNLLGMIETARSGDSVFLRGYEDPYAHSLKITHREKPGMGYAGWRATSPQALERRVEAIDRCGLGRGWVEGEVGVGPAYEFTTPDGSVQRINWEVEYYRPEKDQRSVVLNRVQRRPLSGVPVRALDHVNLLSLDVTANKRFFAEQLGFKLSEHIVLGDDVEAGAWLRSMTRSHDVALVKDAGGGGRLHHVAFLYGNTQHLIDACDVLTDHGIEFEAGPAAHAISQAQFIYVFEPGGNRIELVGTPGYQVTDPSWEPVRWAQDTIDDAIIWYGSPLPAEFDTYGTPHSGPTAYRTPNRYVTAEAGMILRADPPARF; this is encoded by the coding sequence ATGAGCGCTTCAGCGCACGACTTCCCGGAGCCGATCTTCGACGTCGCCGACCTGTCGACGTTCGAGCTCTTCTCTCCGGTCGTCGACGAGACCGTCTGGTTCTTCACGAACCTGCTCGGCATGATTGAGACCGCCCGTTCGGGCGACTCCGTCTTCCTGCGCGGCTACGAGGATCCGTACGCGCACTCCCTGAAGATCACCCATCGCGAGAAGCCGGGGATGGGATACGCGGGCTGGCGGGCGACGTCGCCGCAGGCCCTCGAACGCCGCGTGGAGGCCATCGACCGGTGCGGGCTCGGGCGGGGCTGGGTGGAGGGCGAGGTCGGAGTCGGCCCCGCGTACGAGTTCACGACGCCCGATGGATCGGTGCAGCGCATCAACTGGGAGGTGGAGTACTACCGTCCCGAGAAGGATCAGCGCAGCGTCGTGCTGAACCGCGTGCAGCGCCGCCCGCTCTCCGGGGTCCCGGTGCGGGCGCTCGACCACGTCAATCTGCTGTCGCTGGATGTGACCGCGAACAAGCGTTTCTTCGCCGAGCAGCTCGGGTTCAAACTGAGCGAGCACATCGTTCTCGGCGACGACGTGGAGGCCGGTGCGTGGCTGCGCAGCATGACGCGATCCCACGACGTGGCGCTCGTGAAGGATGCCGGAGGGGGCGGCCGCCTGCACCACGTCGCCTTCCTCTACGGCAACACGCAGCACCTCATCGATGCGTGCGACGTGCTCACCGACCACGGCATCGAGTTCGAGGCCGGTCCCGCCGCGCACGCGATCAGCCAGGCGCAGTTCATCTATGTGTTCGAACCCGGCGGCAACCGCATCGAGCTCGTCGGCACGCCGGGGTATCAAGTCACCGACCCGTCGTGGGAGCCGGTGCGCTGGGCTCAGGACACGATCGACGACGCGATCATCTGGTACGGCTCTCCGCTGCCCGCCGAGTTCGACACCTACGGCACGCCCCACTCCGGGCCCACCGCCTACCGCACCCCGAATCGCTATGTCACCGCGGAGGCCGGCATGATTCTCCGCGCCGACCCGCCCGCGCGGTTCTGA
- a CDS encoding 2-hydroxymuconate tautomerase family protein — protein sequence MPFVQISIAEGRDPEQIRALIGGVTDAVAESLAAPVESIRVIVTEVPLTHWGSGSVTLAEKRGAPPPPVTG from the coding sequence ATGCCGTTCGTCCAGATATCCATCGCCGAAGGGCGAGATCCCGAGCAGATCCGTGCGCTCATCGGCGGCGTCACCGACGCCGTCGCCGAGTCCCTCGCGGCGCCCGTCGAGAGCATCCGCGTGATCGTCACGGAGGTGCCGTTGACGCACTGGGGCTCCGGGTCCGTCACCCTCGCCGAGAAGCGGGGCGCGCCGCCGCCGCCGGTGACCGGCTGA
- the purU gene encoding formyltetrahydrofolate deformylase yields the protein MEDPTQARGEAAASTNTGVLIVHGADRAGIVAAVTRVLAAHGANIVSLDQYTDDPGGGAFFQRTVFHMNEFFAMRPSLEASLEAELTTLGLQWRLVDRSQPKRVAILTSTSDHCLLDLLWRHRRGEIPMTVPMVISNHTNVAEDVRSFGIPFIHVPSQGPDKSDAESEIVKLLSGNVDAVVLARYMQILSPAFLGDVAVPVINIHHSFLPAFIGAGPYRKAKERGVKLIGATAHYVTEELDEGPIIEQDVVRVTHADSAAGLQRKGAYVEREVLSRAVLAHCEDRVIRNGRETIVFS from the coding sequence GTGGAAGATCCGACGCAGGCTCGAGGGGAAGCTGCCGCGAGCACGAATACCGGCGTCCTGATCGTCCACGGAGCCGACCGCGCTGGCATCGTGGCCGCCGTCACCCGCGTCCTCGCGGCACACGGAGCGAACATCGTCTCGCTCGACCAGTACACCGATGACCCCGGGGGCGGCGCGTTCTTCCAGCGCACGGTCTTCCACATGAACGAGTTCTTCGCGATGCGCCCGTCGCTGGAGGCGTCGCTGGAGGCTGAGCTGACCACCCTCGGCCTCCAGTGGCGTCTCGTCGACCGCTCGCAGCCGAAGCGCGTCGCGATCCTCACGTCGACGTCTGACCACTGTCTCCTCGACCTCCTGTGGCGACACCGCCGCGGCGAGATCCCGATGACGGTGCCGATGGTGATCTCCAACCACACCAACGTCGCGGAGGATGTGCGCAGCTTCGGCATCCCCTTCATCCACGTGCCGAGCCAGGGCCCCGACAAGTCGGACGCCGAGTCGGAGATCGTGAAGCTGCTCAGCGGAAACGTCGACGCCGTCGTGCTCGCGCGCTACATGCAGATCCTCAGCCCCGCCTTCCTGGGCGACGTCGCGGTGCCTGTGATCAACATCCATCACTCTTTCCTGCCCGCCTTCATCGGCGCCGGCCCCTACCGGAAGGCGAAGGAGCGCGGAGTGAAGCTCATCGGCGCCACGGCCCATTACGTGACGGAAGAACTCGACGAGGGTCCCATCATCGAGCAGGACGTCGTCCGCGTCACGCACGCGGACTCTGCAGCCGGCCTCCAGCGCAAGGGCGCGTACGTCGAGCGCGAGGTGCTCTCGCGCGCCGTGCTCGCGCACTGCGAAGACCGCGTCATCCGCAACGGCCGGGAGACCATCGTCTTCTCGTGA
- a CDS encoding ABC transporter ATP-binding protein yields the protein MTSVIEVQNLTKRYRDTLAVDDVSFRIEKDCIYGLLGRNGAGKTTVMSILTAQNFATSGDVHIFGEHPYENSRVLRRMCFVREGQKYPDDALPLHAFRTARLFFPNWDQGLADRLVADFQLPLKRRIKKLSRGQLSAVGVIIGLASRAEITFFDEPYLGLDAVARQIFYDRLLEDYTEHPRTVILSSHLIDEVSNLIEKIIVIDQGRILMDEDTDAVRDRAATIVGDAVAVDAFTAGREVLHRESLGRVASVTVLGALSVEDRARLDAAGLDVAPVSLQQLIVRVTQKAADDRAAASLGGAVPSGTPRIASDLDDGALR from the coding sequence ATGACCTCCGTGATCGAGGTGCAGAACCTCACGAAGAGGTACCGCGACACCCTCGCCGTCGACGACGTGAGCTTCCGCATCGAGAAGGACTGCATCTACGGCCTGCTCGGCCGCAACGGGGCCGGCAAGACCACCGTCATGTCGATCCTCACGGCGCAGAACTTCGCGACCTCGGGCGATGTGCACATCTTCGGCGAGCACCCGTACGAGAACAGCCGCGTGCTGCGGCGCATGTGCTTCGTGCGGGAAGGCCAGAAGTACCCCGACGACGCGCTGCCGCTGCACGCCTTCCGCACCGCGCGGCTGTTCTTCCCGAACTGGGACCAGGGCCTCGCCGACCGGCTCGTCGCAGACTTCCAGCTGCCCCTCAAGCGCCGCATCAAGAAGCTCTCGCGGGGTCAGCTCTCGGCCGTCGGCGTCATCATCGGCCTTGCATCCCGCGCGGAGATCACGTTCTTCGACGAGCCCTATCTGGGCCTCGACGCCGTGGCCCGCCAGATCTTCTACGACCGCCTGCTCGAGGACTACACCGAGCATCCGCGCACCGTGATCCTCTCGAGCCACCTCATCGACGAGGTCTCCAACCTCATCGAGAAGATCATCGTCATCGACCAGGGCCGCATCCTCATGGACGAGGACACCGACGCCGTCCGCGACCGGGCGGCCACGATCGTCGGCGATGCGGTCGCGGTCGACGCCTTCACCGCGGGACGCGAAGTGCTGCACCGCGAGAGCCTCGGGCGCGTCGCGTCGGTCACGGTCCTCGGCGCGCTGAGTGTCGAGGATCGGGCACGCCTCGACGCCGCCGGGCTCGATGTCGCTCCCGTGTCCCTGCAGCAGCTGATCGTCCGTGTGACGCAGAAGGCCGCCGACGACCGCGCCGCGGCATCCCTCGGCGGCGCCGTCCCGTCCGGCACCCCCCGAATCGCCTCCGATCTCGACGATGGAGCACTCCGATGA
- a CDS encoding GntR family transcriptional regulator, with the protein MIEDGRALFLQIAEAIEDQIVDGSLGEESQAPSTNELAAFYRINPATAAKGVNVLVDSGVLYKRRGVGMFVTAGARDRVLSARREAFADRYLEPLLAEARRLGISPSDLSALIRERAGSALPAPSPDHPERTDA; encoded by the coding sequence GTGATCGAAGACGGCAGAGCGCTCTTCCTGCAGATCGCCGAGGCGATCGAGGACCAGATCGTCGACGGGAGTCTGGGCGAAGAATCCCAGGCCCCGTCCACAAACGAGCTTGCCGCCTTCTACCGCATCAACCCCGCGACCGCCGCGAAGGGAGTGAACGTGCTCGTCGACTCGGGAGTTCTGTACAAGCGACGCGGCGTCGGCATGTTCGTCACCGCCGGAGCGCGCGATCGGGTGCTCTCGGCTCGGCGTGAAGCGTTTGCAGATCGTTACCTTGAGCCTCTCCTCGCGGAGGCACGGCGGCTCGGGATCAGCCCCTCGGACCTCTCCGCGCTGATCCGAGAGCGTGCAGGATCCGCCTTGCCCGCCCCCTCCCCCGACCACCCCGAAAGGACCGACGCATGA
- a CDS encoding quaternary amine ABC transporter ATP-binding protein — MRPHEAQRAVEVSAVTVAHAIEVENLYKVFGKNPKQAVKRLSAGESRTQVADAGTAAVIDASFTVSPGEIFVIMGLSGSGKSTIIRMLNGLHDATAGTITVQGETITDIPPNKLREIRRDRVSMVFQHFALLPHRTVADNVAYPLELRGVGKSERLAKAEEILGMVGLEGWGDKLPSALSGGMQQRVGIARALAADTDILLMDEAFSALDPLIRREMQEQLLSLQQKLQKTIVFITHDLNEAMFLGDRIAVMRDGRIVQIGTPEDILTDPANDYVEQFVQDVDRARVLTAANVMERPRPVVSESGGPRTALRQMRDAYSSAAYVVGRDRRLLGIVTDRDAVKLVRRGENSLASIISPVPQSVSQDEVLMNLFVPAVESQLPLAVTDDEGRLVGVIPRVTLLAALGPGPNETSEITILPQPMPSTEIDALLADSADGASTGESEGVR, encoded by the coding sequence ATGCGGCCCCACGAAGCGCAGCGGGCCGTCGAGGTGTCAGCAGTGACCGTCGCGCACGCAATCGAGGTAGAGAACCTCTACAAGGTCTTCGGGAAGAACCCGAAGCAGGCCGTCAAGCGGCTGAGCGCCGGAGAGAGCCGCACACAGGTCGCGGATGCCGGGACCGCCGCCGTCATCGACGCCAGCTTCACCGTCTCCCCCGGCGAGATCTTCGTCATCATGGGCTTGTCCGGATCCGGCAAGTCGACCATCATCCGGATGCTCAACGGCCTCCACGACGCCACCGCCGGCACCATCACGGTGCAGGGCGAGACCATCACCGACATCCCGCCGAACAAGCTGCGCGAGATCCGTCGTGACCGCGTCTCGATGGTCTTCCAGCACTTCGCCCTGCTGCCCCACCGCACGGTGGCCGACAACGTCGCCTACCCGCTCGAGTTGCGCGGGGTCGGCAAGTCCGAGCGGCTCGCGAAGGCCGAGGAGATCCTCGGCATGGTGGGGCTCGAAGGGTGGGGCGACAAGCTCCCCTCCGCGCTCTCGGGCGGAATGCAGCAGCGCGTGGGCATCGCCCGCGCCCTCGCCGCCGACACCGACATCCTGCTCATGGACGAGGCGTTCAGTGCGCTGGACCCCCTGATCCGTCGCGAGATGCAGGAGCAGCTGCTCTCGCTGCAGCAGAAGCTGCAGAAGACGATCGTGTTCATCACGCACGATCTCAACGAGGCGATGTTCCTCGGCGACCGGATCGCGGTCATGCGCGACGGGCGCATCGTGCAGATCGGCACGCCCGAGGACATCCTCACCGACCCCGCCAACGACTACGTCGAGCAATTCGTGCAGGACGTGGACCGGGCCCGCGTGCTGACGGCGGCGAACGTCATGGAGCGTCCGCGCCCCGTCGTGAGCGAGAGCGGCGGACCCCGCACGGCGCTGCGGCAGATGCGCGACGCCTACTCGTCGGCCGCATACGTCGTGGGCCGCGATCGGCGCCTGCTCGGCATCGTGACCGACCGGGATGCCGTCAAGCTCGTGCGTCGCGGCGAGAACTCGCTCGCCTCGATCATCTCCCCCGTGCCGCAGAGCGTGTCGCAGGACGAGGTCCTGATGAACCTCTTCGTCCCGGCGGTCGAGTCGCAGCTGCCGCTCGCGGTGACGGATGACGAGGGCCGCCTCGTCGGCGTCATCCCGCGCGTCACCCTGCTGGCGGCCCTCGGCCCCGGCCCCAACGAGACCTCGGAGATCACCATCCTTCCGCAGCCGATGCCCTCGACCGAGATCGATGCCCTCCTGGCGGACTCCGCCGACGGAGCGTCGACCGGCGAGAGCGAGGGGGTGCGCTGA
- a CDS encoding proline/glycine betaine ABC transporter permease encodes MDGFRIPLGDWIDTAVDWLRDNLAGLFDVITVVVRFLVDGLTDGLTAIPAFVAIALFALLGWFFRSWQMALGTALTFTLIVAMDLWVPAMQTLSLVLVATLVALLIGIPLGIWSARNDTVRAILKPILDFMQTMPAFVYLIPAITFFSIGVVPGLVATVIFALPPGVRLTELGIRGVDSETVEAGHAFGATPGQILRGIQLPLATPTIMAGVNQVIMLALSMAVLAGIVGADGLGKIVVQSVSTVNLAQGVEAGLGVVILAVFLDRVTAALGNPADYPSSLRRALGRRRAAQGSSGDAPEGGSNAVAEQTEREVASPRRAPVGGGAV; translated from the coding sequence ATGGACGGGTTCCGCATTCCTCTCGGAGACTGGATCGACACGGCCGTCGACTGGCTGCGCGACAACCTCGCGGGGCTGTTCGACGTCATCACCGTGGTCGTGCGCTTCCTCGTCGACGGCCTCACCGACGGACTCACCGCAATTCCCGCGTTCGTGGCGATCGCCCTCTTCGCGCTGCTGGGCTGGTTCTTCCGGTCCTGGCAGATGGCACTGGGCACCGCACTGACGTTCACCCTCATCGTCGCGATGGACCTCTGGGTGCCGGCGATGCAGACGCTCTCGCTCGTGCTCGTCGCGACGCTGGTGGCGCTGCTGATCGGCATCCCGCTGGGCATCTGGTCGGCGCGCAACGACACCGTGCGCGCCATCCTGAAGCCGATCCTCGACTTCATGCAGACGATGCCCGCGTTCGTCTACCTGATCCCCGCGATCACGTTCTTCAGCATCGGGGTCGTCCCGGGCCTCGTCGCGACGGTCATCTTCGCGCTGCCCCCGGGCGTGCGCCTGACCGAGCTGGGCATCCGAGGCGTCGACTCCGAGACCGTCGAGGCGGGGCACGCATTCGGGGCCACGCCGGGACAGATCCTGCGCGGCATCCAGCTGCCCCTCGCCACCCCGACGATCATGGCGGGCGTCAACCAGGTCATCATGCTCGCGCTGTCGATGGCCGTCCTCGCGGGCATCGTCGGTGCCGACGGGCTCGGCAAGATCGTCGTGCAGTCGGTCTCGACGGTCAACCTCGCGCAGGGCGTCGAGGCGGGCCTGGGCGTCGTCATCCTCGCGGTCTTCCTCGACCGCGTCACGGCCGCGCTGGGCAATCCCGCCGACTATCCGAGTTCGCTGCGACGCGCCCTCGGCCGCCGTCGTGCGGCGCAGGGGTCGAGCGGTGACGCGCCCGAGGGCGGTTCGAACGCCGTGGCCGAGCAGACCGAGCGCGAGGTCGCCTCGCCGCGGCGCGCGCCCGTCGGCGGCGGTGCCGTCTGA